In a single window of the Flavobacteriales bacterium genome:
- a CDS encoding class I SAM-dependent methyltransferase: TTLDFSSLNQKFDLIFVDGSHHYEDVKKDTMNVFNLLKDENSIIIWHDYLNTSSSVRWEVFRGILDGTPQDKRGKLSHISNTLFAMYSNKDYVSHEMELHPDPNKIFELKISASPILK, translated from the coding sequence ACGACGTTGGATTTTTCTTCTCTAAATCAAAAATTCGATTTAATCTTTGTGGATGGTAGTCACCATTACGAGGATGTTAAGAAAGATACAATGAATGTTTTTAATCTTCTAAAAGATGAGAATTCTATCATTATTTGGCACGACTATTTGAATACGTCATCCTCTGTTCGATGGGAAGTTTTTAGGGGGATTCTTGATGGCACCCCTCAGGATAAAAGAGGAAAATTGAGTCACATTTCAAATACATTATTCGCGATGTATTCGAACAAAGATTATGTTTCTCATGAAATGGAATTACATCCGGATCCAAATAAAATTTTCGAACTTAAAATTAGTGCTTCGCCTATTTTAAAATAG
- the bshB1 gene encoding bacillithiol biosynthesis deacetylase BshB1 — MMDILFFGAHPDDVELACSGTILKYIASGKEIGIVDLTRGELGTRGTAEIRTQESTAARKVLGVSVSENLELSDGFVDSSKESQMAVVNAIRKHRPEIVIAPATSDRHPDHGNAAKLISEACFKSGLIKLETKYESWRPKVVYHYPQDRFINPDFVVDITGFMDQKMEVVKCYESQFFQENSEEPETPISVKGFLDFIKSRASHFGRPVNAKYGEGYTVERPIGIDDLTILK; from the coding sequence ATGATGGATATACTGTTTTTTGGTGCGCACCCCGATGATGTTGAGTTAGCATGTTCTGGAACAATTTTAAAATACATTGCCTCTGGTAAAGAAATTGGCATAGTAGACCTTACAAGAGGAGAGTTAGGAACTCGAGGAACAGCAGAGATTAGAACACAAGAGAGTACTGCTGCACGAAAAGTCCTTGGTGTATCCGTTTCGGAGAACCTCGAATTATCTGATGGTTTTGTGGATTCTTCAAAGGAGAGTCAAATGGCTGTGGTGAATGCTATTCGTAAGCATAGGCCAGAGATTGTTATTGCCCCTGCAACTAGTGATAGACATCCTGATCATGGCAATGCGGCTAAGTTAATTTCAGAAGCTTGCTTTAAATCAGGATTGATTAAGCTAGAAACAAAGTATGAATCTTGGCGTCCGAAAGTTGTTTATCACTACCCACAGGATAGATTTATTAATCCGGATTTCGTAGTGGACATAACAGGCTTTATGGATCAGAAAATGGAGGTTGTTAAATGCTACGAGTCACAGTTTTTTCAGGAGAATTCGGAGGAGCCAGAAACACCAATTTCGGTGAAAGGATTTCTGGATTTTATTAAGTCGAGAGCATCGCATTTTGGTAGACCGGTTAACGCTAAATATGGCGAAGGATACACAGTAGAAAGGCCTATTGGTATTGATGACCTAACTATTTTAAAATAG